A single window of Cydia fagiglandana chromosome 25, ilCydFagi1.1, whole genome shotgun sequence DNA harbors:
- the LOC134677136 gene encoding ATP-dependent zinc metalloprotease YME1L: protein MFSLNSINTQNQILVSFNQLSARYSSVFRHRKHSYDRNKNVKRKESAALTYDATICKESFEEAIKNLDKDVLVELKKVDIRSLASSPRVSRDTERCLSPRKISYVSADSFEQNKNGWSAQPPPRGFLSFTDQFVGLLSSSIQQRGFDIQVRGFKTERGIHADLKRNPNLINRLRFAAEPPTSKDKQALGPDVAPRLEKLLGDDSPLTSQQKDKIKIAFAEGYLAGSHPDNARGTKASKYLKVVQQLLTIVLFLAIFVSLMASVSGTVFRIQLGNQVEVDPEDISVTFDDVKGADEAKQELKDVVEFLKSPEKFSSLGGKLPKGVLLVGPPGTGKTLLARAVAGEARVPFFHAAGPEFDEILVGQGARRVRDLFKAAKERAPCVIFIDEIDSVGAKRTNSVLHPYANQTINQLLSEMDGFHQNEGVIVLGATNRRDDLDQALLRPGRFDVEVNVPTPDYGGRREILELYLGRVTANPDVNSDVLARGTTGFTGADLENMVNQAALKAAIDGAKTVTMKYLEDARDKVLMGPERRSRLPDEEANTITAYHEGGHALVAYYTKDAHPLHKVTIIPRGPSLGHTAYIPAKERYHVTKQQLLAMMDTMMGGRAAEELVFGPDKITSGASSDLKQATSIAQHMVREWGMSERVGLRSMETSRGQQSHTLGPQTNELVDTEIKKLLTESYERAKNILRTHAKEHKALAEALLKYETLDLEDIKAIMNGDKPSSEKSRSSREPAPAPAAAPAPAPLLPPHPPHPQPA, encoded by the exons ATGTTCTCACTGAATTCCATAAACACCCAAAATCAG attttagttagttttaaccAACTATCGGCCCGCTACTCCAGTGTTTTCAGGCACAGAAAGCACAGTTATGATAGAAACAAGAATGTTAAACGAAAAGAGAGCGCGGCGTTGACTTATGATGCAACAATTTGCAAGGAAAGCTTTGAAGAGGCGATCAAGAATTTGGACAAAGATGTCTTAGTGGAATTGAAGAAGGTGGACATCCGCTCGCTTGCATCATCGCCTCGCGTCTCAAGAGACACAGAGCGGTGTCTATCGCCTAGAAAGATCTCTTATGTATCAGCAGATTCCTTTGagcaaaataaaaatggttGGTCGGCCCAGCCTCCACCAAGAGGTTTTCTCAGCTTCACTGATCAGTTTGTGGGGTTATTATCAAGTAGTATCCAGCAGAGGGGCTTCGATATCCAAGTGCGAGGCTTCAAGACTGAGAGAGGGATCCATGCGGACCTGAAACGGAACCCGAACTTGATTAATAGACTGC GGTTTGCAGCGGAGCCCCCCACCAGTAAGGACAAGCAGGCTTTGGGACCAGATGTGGCCCCGCGCCTTGAAAAGCTGCTCGGAGATGACTCGCCACTCACCAGCCAGCAGAAAGATAAGATCAAGATTGCCTTTGCTGAGGGATATTTAGCTG GTTCCCACCCGGACAACGCGCGCGGCACCAAGGCCTCCAAGTACCTGAAGGTGGTGCAGCAGCTGCTGACCATCGTGCTGTTCCTGGCCATCTTCGTCAGCCTCATGGCCTCCGTCAGCGGCACTGTGTTCCG GATCCAGCTAGGCAACCAGGTGGAGGTGGACCCTGAGGACATCTCGGTGACATTTGATGATGTGAAGGGTGCTGACGAGGCCAAACAGGAGCTGAAGGATGTG GTGGAATTCCTAAAGTCCCCGGAGAAGTTCTCATCCCTCGGTGGCAAGCTGCCCAAGGGTGTGCTCCTGGTGGGTCCCCCGGGCACAGGGAAGACGTTGCTGGCGCGAGCGGTGGCCGGCGAGGCGAGGGTGCCGTTCTTCCACGCCGCGGGACCCGAGTTCGATGAGATACTGGTCGGGCAGGGGGCGAGGAGAGTCAGAGATCTATTCA aAGCGGCAAAGGAGCGAGCGCCGTGTGTGATATTCATCGACGAAATCGATTCTGTCGGAGCCAAGAGGACCAACAGCGTCCTACATCCATACGCCAACCAG ACCATTAACCAGCTACTATCAGAGATGGATGGGTTCCACCAGAACGAGGGAGTCATAGTCCTGGGCGCCACCAACCGCCGGGACGACTTGGACCAGGCTCTGCTCAGGCCGGGACGCTTCGACGTTGAG gtGAACGTGCCAACCCCGGACTACGGCGGTCGCCGCGAGATCCTCGAGCTGTACCTGGGCCGCGTGACGGCCAACCCCGACGTGAACAGCGACGTGCTCGCCAGGGGGACCACGGGCTTCACCGGCGCCGACCTCGAGAACATGGTCAACCAGGCGGCGCTCAA GGCAGCGATAGACGGCGCAAAGACGGTCACAATGAAGTATCTAGAAGACGCCCGCGACAAGGTGCTGATGGGTCCGGAGAGGCGTTCCCGGCTGCCTGATGAAGAGGCCAACACCATCACCGCGTATCACGAGGGCGGACACGCGCTGGTAGCTTATTACACCAAG GACGCGCACCCCCTGCACAAGGTGACGATCATCCCTCGCGGGCCGTCGCTGGGCCACACGGCCTACATCCCCGCCAAGGAGCGCTACCACGTGACCAAGCAGCAGCTGCTGGCCATGATGGACACCATGATGGGAGGCCGAGCGGCCGAGGAGCTGGTCTTCGGCCCTGACAAGATCACTTCAG GGGCCTCATCGGACCTCAAGCAAGCCACCTCCATCGCACAGCACATGGTCCGCGAGTGGGGCATGAGCGAGCGAGTAGGGCTCCGCAGTATGGAGACCTCGAGGGGGCAACAGTCACACACGCTGGGACCTCAGACCAACGAATTA GTGGACACGGAGATCAAGAAGCTGTTGACAGAGAGTTACGAGCGCGCGAAGAATATCCTCCGGACGCACGCCAAGGAACACAAGGCGCTCGCCGAGGCGCTGCTCAA ATATGAGACGCTGGACTTGGAGGACATCAAGGCCATAATGAACGGCGACAAGCCCTCGAGCGAGAAGAGCCGCTCGTCCCGGGagcccgcgccggcgccggcggccgcgcccgcgcccgcgccgctgcTGCCCCCGCACCCGCCGCACCCGCAGCCCGCGTAG